The genomic segment GATGCTCGCTCTGCTCGCGCACCGCGGCCTCCAGGCGCTGGATCTCGGCGTGGGTCTGGCCCAGGTGCTCCTCCTGCTCCCCCACCACCCGGCGCAGAGCCTCCTCTTCAGCGGCGTGATGGCGCATCTGCTCCTCCACCCGCTGGTAATCCCCCAGCAGCGACTCCAACCGGCCGTTGAGTCGGTGGTAGGCGTCGTCCCGCTCCACGAGCTTGCGGCGCAAGGCCTCGGCCTCCTCCCGCCGCTCCTCGGCCTCCCGGCGCCGGGCCGCCACCGCCTCGCCCTGCTCCACCGCTTCCGCCCGCAGCAAATCCACCGCCCGCGCCAAGGCCGCAGCATCACTGCCCACGCCGTGCTCCGCCAGCACCCGGGCCTTGACCTCCAGAAAGTCGTGCCGCTGGCGCGGGCTTTCGCCGAAGATGTGATGGCCGCCGGAGCGGAAGTGGCGGTATTCGCAGGTCACCTGCGCCAGGTGGTGGAAACGCACCCGCCGGGCGAGACGAATGAGCAGCTCCCAGTCTTCAAAAAACGGCAGGTCGAAGCGGAAGCCACCGACTTCGAGCACGAGCTCGCGGTCGAGGATCAGCGTGTTGAAGGGAATGTAGTTGTCCACGGCCAGCAGGTCGGCATCGAAGTCGCGACTGTAGGGCAGGCGGCGCTCAAGGCATTGCCAACCGCCCTCGCCGGAGCTGCCGCCCTTGGGGGCCAGAGCGTAGATCCCCACCGCGGCGTCGGTGTAGGCCACCCGCACGCCGGCGCCATGGACCAGGCCGGCGAGGGTCGCCAGATGCTCCGGCGCCGCCAGGTCGTCGTCGTCGAGGAAGCAGACCCAGGGGTGATTCGCCGCCTCCACCCCGGCCTGAGCCGCTGCTGCCCTGCCCTGATTCTCCGGCAGATTCACCGCCACCACCGGGTGGGGGAAGCCTTCGGGCACCGCCGGGACCTCGCCACCGTCGTTGACCAGCACCACCTCCGCCCGGCGGTAGGGGTTGTCGGCCAGGCTATCCAGCGCTTCGGCCAGCAGCTCAGGCCGGTTGCGGGTGCGCACCACCACCGAGAGGGGCGCCCCTTCCCGCACCTCCAGCAGCTCCGGCGTGCCCCCGAGGCGGCGGATCAGCTGCGCCGCGCTGCGGGTGGTGAAATCGACCAAACGCAGCTCTATGTAGCCCTCCGCGGCGCGCACTTCGGGTTTCAAAGTCAGGGTGCGGAAGCGCCGCAGGCCCAGGGCCGCCGCCAGGTAATCGTGGCGCTGCTGCTGGCTGGCGTAGAGCCCCATGGCCCGTTCCAGTGCCGGCACCCAAGGCCCCACGTCCACCAGCAGCTCGGGATAGAAGGGATGGTTGATCTCGTAGACCAGGACCCGCAGATCCGCCGCCTGCTCCATCAGCTCGTCTCCGGTACGTAGCGGGGAGAGCAGCCGGTGGAGCGCGGCGAAGGCGGCACGGTGATCCTCCGAAGCTTCCAAGGGCGAAGGGACCAGAAGCGCATCCGGCCGGTGGTCCAGCAACGCTTGGCGGAGGTGCTCGGCGACCTCGTCGAGACGCGCCGACAGGGCGCCGTCGGGCAACCCCAGATGGCCGGCGACGCTCCAGCCCAGCTCCTCCGCCACCG from the Acidobacteriota bacterium genome contains:
- a CDS encoding PIG-L family deacetylase — translated: MTQQATPGTTSTPAARRALVIAPHYDDEVLGCGGLLASWLEAGAEVQVLFLTDAAGGTEEVEDAADYSATRRREAEAVAEELGWSVAGHLGLPDGALSARLDEVAEHLRQALLDHRPDALLVPSPLEASEDHRAAFAALHRLLSPLRTGDELMEQAADLRVLVYEINHPFYPELLVDVGPWVPALERAMGLYASQQQRHDYLAAALGLRRFRTLTLKPEVRAAEGYIELRLVDFTTRSAAQLIRRLGGTPELLEVREGAPLSVVVRTRNRPELLAEALDSLADNPYRRAEVVLVNDGGEVPAVPEGFPHPVVAVNLPENQGRAAAAQAGVEAANHPWVCFLDDDDLAAPEHLATLAGLVHGAGVRVAYTDAAVGIYALAPKGGSSGEGGWQCLERRLPYSRDFDADLLAVDNYIPFNTLILDRELVLEVGGFRFDLPFFEDWELLIRLARRVRFHHLAQVTCEYRHFRSGGHHIFGESPRQRHDFLEVKARVLAEHGVGSDAAALARAVDLLRAEAVEQGEAVAARRREAEERREEAEALRRKLVERDDAYHRLNGRLESLLGDYQRVEEQMRHHAAEEEALRRVVGEQEEHLGQTHAEIQRLEAAVREQSEHLERTYAEIQRLNQLIESMEQTRAWRLHQWLQRRGRS